From a region of the Tachypleus tridentatus isolate NWPU-2018 chromosome 1, ASM421037v1, whole genome shotgun sequence genome:
- the LOC143257817 gene encoding NF-kappa-B inhibitor-interacting Ras-like protein 1 isoform X1, translating to MLRCVPSGKTSKVIVCGYRGCGKTSILEQLIYGNLNLENNIHPTIEDVYSAIVDNDRGGKEKIYFYDTAGMKPSHCEVPRTYLTAADGFVLVYAINNAESFNILDQVKKDIDKNKDKKDVSMIVLGNKLDLQRDRQVNFDTVKNWALKEKMKCYEVSVADRRTLLEPFIYLASKMNPPPGKSGFPQLGRKGKAGYITMEL from the exons ATGTTGCGATGTGTACCATCGGGAAAGACAAGCAAGGTAATTGTGTGTGGCTATCGTGGTTGTGGGAAAACGTCTATTCTAGAGCAACTGATATATGGAAACTTGAACTTGGAAAAT AATATCCACCCCACTATAGAGGATGTGTATAGTGCCATTGTCGACAATGACAGAGGTGGAAaggaaaagatatatttttatgacactgCTGGTATG aaacCCTCACACTGTGAAGTCCCGAGGACTTATTTAACAGCTGCTGAT gggtttgttttggtttatgcCATAAATAATGCTGAATCCTTCAATATTTTGGATCAAGTTAAGAAAGATATTgacaaaaacaaagacaaaaaggaT GTGTCAATGATTGTGTTAGGCAACAAACTGGATTTACAGAGAGACCGTCAAGTGAACTTTGACACAGTAAAAAACtgggcactgaaagaaaaaa TGAAATGCTATGAAGTAAGTGTTGCTGACAGGAGAACACTGTTGGAACCTTTTATTTACCTAGCATCCAAGATGAACCCCCCACCAG GAAAATCTGGATTTCCTCAACTGGGAAGAAAGGGAAAAGCTGGTTACATCACCATGGAGCTTTGA
- the LOC143257817 gene encoding NF-kappa-B inhibitor-interacting Ras-like protein 1 isoform X2 yields the protein MLRCVPSGKTSKVIVCGYRGCGKTSILEQLIYGNLNLENKPSHCEVPRTYLTAADGFVLVYAINNAESFNILDQVKKDIDKNKDKKDVSMIVLGNKLDLQRDRQVNFDTVKNWALKEKMKCYEVSVADRRTLLEPFIYLASKMNPPPGKSGFPQLGRKGKAGYITMEL from the exons ATGTTGCGATGTGTACCATCGGGAAAGACAAGCAAGGTAATTGTGTGTGGCTATCGTGGTTGTGGGAAAACGTCTATTCTAGAGCAACTGATATATGGAAACTTGAACTTGGAAAAT aaacCCTCACACTGTGAAGTCCCGAGGACTTATTTAACAGCTGCTGAT gggtttgttttggtttatgcCATAAATAATGCTGAATCCTTCAATATTTTGGATCAAGTTAAGAAAGATATTgacaaaaacaaagacaaaaaggaT GTGTCAATGATTGTGTTAGGCAACAAACTGGATTTACAGAGAGACCGTCAAGTGAACTTTGACACAGTAAAAAACtgggcactgaaagaaaaaa TGAAATGCTATGAAGTAAGTGTTGCTGACAGGAGAACACTGTTGGAACCTTTTATTTACCTAGCATCCAAGATGAACCCCCCACCAG GAAAATCTGGATTTCCTCAACTGGGAAGAAAGGGAAAAGCTGGTTACATCACCATGGAGCTTTGA